Proteins found in one Fibrobacter succinogenes genomic segment:
- a CDS encoding glycoside hydrolase family 26 protein, with product MTALAFQVGAWVGGPGQYPQPTQENVQAFQDLQGTHIDLISYFALFDMNDWDATEEYANVAKDNGSTLVVTWMANGYNAQDLVNGKADEYIRDYAKGVKGYGEEIWLRPLHEANGDWYDWSVGKAGAGNTDANVAEAFRHIVKIFKEEGVTNVKWVWTTNASNAGKGSTLTGNYPGDEYVDYISIDGYNWGKCQSWSSWQTFSQVFKKSYDALAKINKPLFIAEISSSELGGNKAEWITDMFEHFATDFSRVFAVMWFSQSKEDNEGDWALNTSQAAVDAWKAGIAKMKALDSSTSIKPAGRASSSSFRLQDGKLYMQTGKALKASVVQFDYQGRVLWQSPVQHFTAGIHAIDAPKANAQSIYKLSVKR from the coding sequence ATGACCGCTTTAGCATTCCAAGTCGGCGCCTGGGTCGGTGGCCCCGGCCAATACCCGCAGCCCACTCAAGAAAACGTGCAGGCATTCCAGGATTTGCAGGGCACGCACATTGACCTCATCAGCTACTTTGCGCTCTTCGACATGAACGACTGGGACGCGACCGAAGAGTATGCAAATGTCGCAAAAGACAACGGCTCCACGCTTGTGGTGACCTGGATGGCAAACGGCTATAACGCGCAAGATTTGGTGAACGGCAAGGCCGATGAATACATCCGCGACTACGCCAAGGGTGTTAAAGGCTATGGCGAAGAAATCTGGCTCAGGCCGCTCCACGAAGCAAACGGCGACTGGTACGATTGGAGTGTAGGCAAGGCTGGCGCAGGCAACACCGATGCAAACGTCGCCGAAGCATTCCGTCATATCGTAAAAATCTTCAAGGAAGAAGGCGTAACGAACGTCAAATGGGTATGGACCACCAACGCCTCAAACGCAGGAAAGGGTTCGACGCTCACCGGCAACTACCCCGGCGACGAATACGTGGACTACATTTCCATCGACGGTTACAACTGGGGCAAATGCCAAAGCTGGTCTAGCTGGCAGACGTTCTCGCAGGTGTTCAAAAAATCCTACGACGCACTCGCCAAAATCAACAAGCCGCTCTTTATCGCCGAAATTTCCAGCTCCGAACTCGGCGGTAACAAGGCCGAATGGATTACGGACATGTTCGAGCACTTTGCTACAGACTTCTCCCGCGTATTTGCGGTGATGTGGTTCAGCCAGAGCAAGGAAGATAACGAAGGCGACTGGGCGCTCAACACTTCACAGGCTGCAGTTGATGCATGGAAAGCAGGCATCGCGAAGATGAAGGCTTTGGACAGCAGCACCTCCATCAAACCAGCCGGGAGGGCATCCAGCAGTTCCTTTCGCCTGCAAGACGGCAAGCTCTACATGCAAACCGGCAAAGCATTAAAGGCAAGTGTCGTGCAGTTTGACTATCAGGGCCGTGTCCTGTGGCAGAGCCCGGTGCAGCACTTCACCGCGGGCATACACGCTATCGACGCTCCCAAGGCAAACGCACAAAGCATTTACAAGTTATCCGTGAAGCGCTAA